A segment of the Polyodon spathula isolate WHYD16114869_AA chromosome 1, ASM1765450v1, whole genome shotgun sequence genome:
CAAGCACTTGGCTGTATTGGCTCATTGTTCATTGTTTTTGAAACAGAGCtaatggaatgtattttttttttgtttgctctgAAACATATATAAAGTACATATACGGGGGTGTGTTCTATTTTCCAGTGGAGTCATATTTCTATTTTCCAGTGGAGGCACAATTTACCATTAATAACATAATAGCAAACAAAGTAGTATCTGTCCTGGTAGCAAGAATTATAACAGTACTTGTTTAGGATTTATTACCCATAAACTTACAAAAGGGTAAACAATGTTCACCTGCAAGCAGACTTAGTAAGGGGCCTTTTTTAAACAATTGGCTTCTCTGTATGCAAACGTTTATGCACCACTATCTTCAGTTTACTAAACACCTACTCACCACCTTTTTTATTGACATGTTAAAATGtgaaaacatgtgaaaataaagGGTCATTTTAAATCAGACACAATAACACCTATAGTTACATACCTTcatttaatgattaaataaacTATTACACAGTTTACCACTACTCATATTTAAGCATTTGAATGCAATGCAAGACatagaaggagaagtgataccttttattagactatctaaattataattattcacaagctttcaagacctcaaaggtctcttcctcaggtgaaagtaggaaagagagatacAATGCAATAAAAGCACAGCTGGTAATTACACAGTATTGTTCTGATTagcactacagaaaaacaataacCTCCCATTTGTTAAACTACTGGAAACTTTTTTGCTGAACATCAGATTTGAAATTGACAGACAGGAAGTATGACTGCCATATTTGCCTTGTAATTGAAGTTTTACTGctaaaacagcagctgtgaaaacaGGACCAATATTTTCCTGTTCTAACAGAGTAAACAGCGTGACGACAATGAAAGGCTTACCTAGCACGATCACCACAGTCTTCAAAAGGCTCATCATGGTGTCCCGGTTGCGGCGTGGCCCAGAGCTGTGACGAGACATCCTCATGGTTCTCTGGCGCACATAGACAAATATGTGGGCATATAAGACCACCATAACCACAAAGGTGACCAGGTTGAAGATGGCCCAGAAGACCAGGTAGGAGTTGCTGTACAGCGGTGCCATGTTGGAGCAGGAAGAGATGCTACAGATGCAGTTCCAGCCCACACTGGGTATGGCACCCATGACGATAGACATGGTCCAGATGACTACAATCACGATTACAACCCGGTGGTTGCTCATGCGGGTATGCAGCTGCATGCGGAAGACTGTGATGTGCCTCTCAATGGCAATGGCCAGCAAGTTCGCTACCGATGCAGTGAGGCTAGTGTCAATGAGACCCTGGCGCAGGAGCCACGTGCTTACAGTCAACCTCCTGGTGTTTGGACCCGTGTTGAACATCAGGTAAAAGTAGGCCAGACCAGCGAAGAAGTCCGCAGCCGCCAGGTTGGCCATGAGATAATAAATAGGGAAGTGGAAGCGTCGGTTTACATAGATGGCCACCATGACCAGTAAGTTGGCCAGCATTATAAAGAT
Coding sequences within it:
- the LOC121319720 gene encoding lysophosphatidic acid receptor 1-A, which gives rise to MEEQCYYNETIAFFYNRSGKYLATEWNAVSKLVMGLGITVCIFIMLANLLVMVAIYVNRRFHFPIYYLMANLAAADFFAGLAYFYLMFNTGPNTRRLTVSTWLLRQGLIDTSLTASVANLLAIAIERHITVFRMQLHTRMSNHRVVIVIVVIWTMSIVMGAIPSVGWNCICSISSCSNMAPLYSNSYLVFWAIFNLVTFVVMVVLYAHIFVYVRQRTMRMSRHSSGPRRNRDTMMSLLKTVVIVLGAFIICWTPGLVLLLLDVFCAKCNILDYEKFFLLLAEFNSAMNPIIYSYRDKEMSATFKQILCCQRQEKVNGTAEGSDRSASSVNHTILAGVQSNDHSVV